Proteins from one Bartonella sp. HY328 genomic window:
- a CDS encoding HAD-IA family hydrolase, which translates to MPNDLRLVLFDCDGTLIDSFSTIKNCMVNAFEDFNFPVPSDAAIKSIIGLSLPIAITRLAQGVGISSNVTVPADEMTACYKQHFNRLRDKNRVCELLYSGISELLKQLSSMDNIILGMVTGKSRRGVDMVMAEQGFNCFVASRCADECPSKPHPAMVLECCDETGVTPECTLVVGDAIYDMQMAKAAGAKAIGVDWGYHKAEQLLKAGADSLLKQPLDLLKLLS; encoded by the coding sequence ATGCCAAATGATTTACGCCTTGTGCTTTTTGATTGTGATGGCACTTTAATTGACAGTTTCTCAACCATCAAAAATTGCATGGTGAATGCTTTTGAGGATTTTAATTTTCCTGTACCAAGTGATGCAGCAATAAAATCGATCATTGGTCTGTCGCTGCCAATTGCTATTACAAGATTGGCGCAAGGTGTTGGAATATCAAGTAATGTAACAGTTCCAGCCGATGAGATGACAGCTTGTTACAAACAGCATTTCAATCGCTTGCGCGATAAAAATCGGGTATGTGAGCTTTTATATTCAGGCATTAGCGAATTGTTAAAACAGCTGTCATCTATGGATAATATTATCCTTGGCATGGTGACCGGCAAATCAAGGCGCGGCGTTGATATGGTGATGGCTGAGCAAGGATTTAACTGCTTTGTTGCTAGCCGCTGTGCCGATGAATGTCCGTCAAAGCCGCATCCTGCGATGGTGCTTGAATGTTGCGATGAAACTGGTGTTACACCAGAATGCACCCTTGTTGTTGGCGATGCAATTTATGATATGCAAATGGCAAAGGCAGCAGGCGCCAAAGCTATAGGTGTTGATTGGGGCTATCACAAGGCTGAACAATTGTTAAAGGCTGGTGCAGATTCATTGTTGAAGCAACCATTGGACTTGCTGAAATTGCTATCATAA
- a CDS encoding MarC family protein — MIEILNTLITLLVTIDPPGLIPIFLSLSVGMNGKEQKQTAIIAATIAFVILAFFALVGTQIITTLGISLGAFRIAGGILLFFIAFEMIFEKRTERKEKTAAIIITKDHITNIAAFPLAMPMIAGPGVISATILMAGNNPGWSGKAITLGVLFIAVLCCYFFMRLSPAIDRLIGVAGRSIVTRLFGLLLAALAVQLVADGIKSLFL, encoded by the coding sequence ATGATTGAGATTCTAAATACATTAATTACACTATTGGTAACGATCGATCCGCCCGGTCTCATTCCAATCTTTTTGTCGCTTAGTGTCGGCATGAATGGTAAGGAACAAAAGCAAACGGCTATCATTGCTGCAACAATTGCCTTTGTGATATTGGCATTTTTTGCCCTTGTTGGTACGCAGATTATCACAACCCTAGGTATATCGCTTGGTGCTTTTAGAATAGCTGGTGGTATTTTGCTATTTTTCATCGCCTTTGAAATGATTTTTGAAAAACGCACCGAACGCAAGGAAAAAACCGCCGCAATCATTATTACCAAGGATCACATTACCAATATTGCTGCATTTCCCCTTGCTATGCCGATGATTGCTGGCCCTGGCGTTATTTCAGCAACCATTTTGATGGCTGGCAATAATCCCGGCTGGAGTGGTAAAGCGATCACCCTTGGCGTGCTTTTCATCGCAGTTTTATGCTGCTATTTTTTCATGCGCCTTTCACCAGCAATTGATCGTTTAATTGGTGTTGCTGGTCGCTCCATCGTTACCCGCTTGTTCGGGCTACTCCTCGCAGCCCTAGCTGTCCAACTCGTGGCCGATGGTATAAAATCGCTGTTTTTATGA
- a CDS encoding ABC transporter substrate-binding protein, translating to MELSRRHFLSLSCAAFFSSHFNITHSIAENAELQYCLSDIAIIDWAMLETALAIGTIPLAATELRQYKKMQIQPPIPDSVADIGLRGSPNYELLRILAPKLIIASNFYEYQRPTLEKIAPVWAPIVFGQGLSPRPTLTKATLELGQRLGCFEKARQFIKNYDTFIQQKRIQFAKLLRRDYFIINLGNGRNFRAFGNDSIFGAAFKDIGLNNAWGSDTSYSAYAHIGLEKLAQKPDAGIIIIGPTEQQTLQALPDNKLWNELPAIKQGNFVFLPPLNHFGALPTAQHFIALLAKHWFEADGEK from the coding sequence ATGGAATTAAGCCGCCGACACTTTTTATCGCTGTCCTGCGCGGCTTTCTTTTCGAGCCATTTTAATATTACCCATAGCATTGCAGAAAATGCTGAATTGCAATATTGCCTTTCAGATATTGCAATAATCGACTGGGCTATGCTTGAAACCGCCCTAGCCATTGGTACAATACCTTTAGCTGCAACCGAATTGCGCCAATATAAAAAAATGCAAATTCAACCGCCTATACCAGACAGTGTAGCGGATATTGGTTTGCGCGGCAGTCCTAATTATGAACTCCTGCGTATTTTAGCCCCCAAACTCATTATCGCATCTAATTTTTATGAATATCAGCGTCCAACATTGGAAAAAATTGCACCAGTTTGGGCGCCAATAGTCTTTGGGCAAGGTCTTTCGCCCCGCCCAACCCTTACCAAAGCAACCTTAGAGCTGGGGCAACGCCTTGGCTGCTTTGAAAAGGCACGACAATTTATAAAGAACTATGACACATTTATTCAACAAAAGCGCATTCAATTTGCAAAATTATTACGGCGTGATTATTTCATTATAAATCTTGGCAATGGTCGTAATTTTCGTGCATTTGGTAATGACAGTATTTTTGGTGCAGCTTTCAAGGATATTGGTTTGAATAATGCTTGGGGCAGCGATACAAGCTATTCAGCCTATGCTCATATTGGCCTTGAAAAATTAGCTCAAAAACCTGATGCTGGAATTATTATTATTGGACCCACGGAACAACAAACCCTCCAAGCACTGCCTGACAATAAATTATGGAATGAATTGCCAGCAATCAAACAAGGTAATTTTGTTTTTTTGCCACCGCTTAATCATTTTGGCGCCCTGCCGACAGCACAACATTTTATTGCGCTTTTAGCAAAACACTGGTTCGAGGCTGATGGTGAAAAATAG
- a CDS encoding RluA family pseudouridine synthase, translating into MTGQKTVELKTVENDEAGMRLDRWFKVHYPGLGFGALQKLLRSGQIRLDGGRVKSDTRLNAGQTMRVPPLSVDEKASGPLTGKTIRGQNDGDVLAQMLIYEDPKVYVFNKPSGLAVQGGSGVARHVDGMLEAWRNKKGEKPRLVHRIDRDTSGVLVVARTRSAAQSLTAAFRERETKKTYWAIVRGVPRRRQDKISTWLVRETTPDGDRMRVCEHGEPDSDHAVSYYRVIETVGRDISWLEMEPFTGRTHQLRVHAAFMDNPILGDSKYFYADQNWVFPGGIQNRLHLHARRIRIPNPAGGMIDVSAPLPPHMVQTFNLLGLDEEDGNE; encoded by the coding sequence ATGACCGGACAGAAAACGGTTGAGTTAAAAACTGTTGAAAATGATGAAGCGGGCATGCGGCTTGATCGTTGGTTTAAGGTTCATTATCCTGGCTTGGGTTTTGGTGCATTGCAAAAGCTTTTGCGTTCTGGGCAAATCCGCTTGGATGGCGGGCGGGTTAAATCTGATACCCGTCTTAATGCTGGGCAAACCATGCGTGTGCCACCATTAAGCGTTGATGAAAAAGCCTCTGGTCCGTTAACTGGTAAAACCATACGTGGGCAAAATGATGGTGATGTTTTAGCGCAAATGCTCATTTATGAAGACCCAAAGGTTTATGTATTTAATAAACCATCTGGACTTGCAGTGCAGGGCGGCTCAGGTGTTGCACGCCATGTTGATGGCATGCTTGAGGCTTGGCGCAATAAAAAAGGTGAAAAACCGCGCCTTGTTCACCGTATTGACCGTGATACCTCTGGGGTTTTGGTTGTTGCCCGTACACGTAGCGCCGCTCAAAGCTTAACGGCAGCTTTTCGTGAGCGTGAAACTAAAAAGACCTACTGGGCGATTGTGCGTGGTGTGCCACGCCGCCGCCAAGATAAAATTTCAACTTGGCTGGTGCGTGAAACAACTCCCGATGGCGACCGTATGCGGGTTTGCGAACATGGCGAGCCTGATTCCGATCACGCGGTTTCTTATTACCGAGTTATTGAAACGGTAGGCCGCGATATTTCATGGTTGGAGATGGAGCCGTTTACGGGACGTACTCACCAATTGCGCGTGCATGCGGCTTTTATGGATAATCCGATTTTAGGCGATTCAAAATATTTTTATGCGGATCAAAATTGGGTTTTCCCTGGTGGTATTCAAAACCGGTTGCATCTTCATGCGCGCCGCATTCGTATTCCAAATCCTGCTGGTGGCATGATTGACGTTAGCGCGCCATTGCCACCCCATATGGTACAGACATTCAATCTTCTTGGGCTTGATGAAGAAGATGGTAATGAATAA
- a CDS encoding ATP-binding cassette domain-containing protein, whose translation MTDLLFKLEKARFTMQDRDLLAPLDMEIAAGKVTALIGHNGSGKSTLLKILARQQTVTSGNIIFCGRPLNQWNGRDFARHLAYLPQQPAVASGMLVHELVALGRYPWHGALGRFGEDDAKKVERAMEATGVLPFKDRLVETLSGGERQRVWIAMLIAQDARCLLLDEPTSALDVGHQIEILSLVRSLSLEHNLSVFMVLHDINMAARFCDYIFALKGGKLIKQASALDIMTPETLQEIYNIPMEILKDAHAQQKVAVPL comes from the coding sequence ATGACAGACTTACTATTTAAATTGGAAAAGGCGCGTTTTACAATGCAGGATCGTGATCTTTTAGCGCCGCTGGATATGGAGATAGCGGCGGGTAAAGTCACTGCATTGATCGGTCATAATGGCTCTGGCAAGTCAACCTTGTTAAAAATTTTGGCGCGTCAGCAGACCGTGACCAGTGGAAATATTATTTTTTGTGGCCGCCCTCTTAATCAATGGAATGGTCGTGATTTTGCTCGCCACCTTGCTTATTTGCCACAACAGCCTGCGGTTGCGTCAGGCATGTTGGTGCATGAATTGGTCGCCTTGGGACGCTATCCTTGGCATGGTGCGCTGGGACGTTTCGGTGAAGATGACGCGAAGAAAGTAGAAAGGGCTATGGAAGCGACAGGTGTTTTACCTTTTAAAGATCGCTTGGTGGAAACCTTATCAGGCGGCGAGCGTCAGCGGGTGTGGATTGCAATGCTGATTGCACAGGATGCCCGTTGTTTGTTGCTTGATGAACCGACCTCTGCTTTAGATGTTGGGCATCAAATAGAAATATTGAGTTTGGTGCGAAGCTTATCGCTTGAGCATAATTTAAGCGTTTTTATGGTACTGCATGATATTAATATGGCTGCGCGCTTTTGCGATTATATTTTTGCTTTAAAGGGCGGAAAATTAATTAAACAAGCAAGTGCTCTTGATATTATGACGCCAGAAACCTTGCAAGAAATTTATAATATACCAATGGAAATATTAAAGGATGCCCATGCGCAGCAGAAGGTAGCCGTTCCGCTTTAG
- a CDS encoding TonB-dependent siderophore receptor codes for MASSRLFTFLLALAASTSLSHTYANAQQNTNTTLETVVINNDDTAVSPVAGFVPQVTATGSKAAVNISKIPQSVSVVGRDQMDATGAQKLDEALRYTAGVFAQPFGVDNDTNWIYIRGFDATQTGTYLDGLQNFSYGFGGFLIDSYNIERIEVLKGPVAALYGGANPGGIVNYISKRPTFDRIRETEIGVNSYGNAYIGFDMGDKVTDTLSYRINGKIQGGNNYTDHAEEFRGVISPSIEFKPDEATRLTILGNYTHLDLTHDGGGFLPYYGTVVPTQFGKIPRTINYTEPSVDSYDREQASIGYEFEHRFDNDWTVRQNVRYGYAHVKEHSLYAYGYEGFLSQPSLNNPNVARINFKHDTEVNTFVADNMLEGSVNTGAITHNLLFGAEYRYFLINQMQQTGSATVIDGYNPVYGAAQGPMWDPYIDQKLTRNQFGIYAQDRMEFGEGWILTLNGRYDHVWTKAKGLPEYEYNTGRWSGRAGLGYEFDNGLTPYASVATFFNPIIDTLFDNSYAKPETGTQYEIGMKYRPQIFDGLITASLFDLTKENSLTGSSFARTQLGKVNSRGFELEVQANITQSWKLIGNFTTSKIKIKDDETTPSLIGNRPYLIPEQQAALFTEYRISSGKLEGLTLGGGVRYVGSTFADEENTLKVPAVTLADLKLGYEKDNWGVDINVTNLFNKGYVSGCQGIFVCSYGEGRKTLLRMHTKW; via the coding sequence ATGGCATCATCACGTCTGTTTACATTTTTACTTGCTTTAGCAGCAAGTACATCGCTTAGCCACACTTATGCAAATGCCCAACAAAATACCAATACCACTCTAGAAACCGTAGTTATAAATAATGATGATACGGCTGTAAGCCCAGTTGCTGGTTTTGTCCCCCAAGTAACCGCTACAGGCTCAAAAGCAGCTGTGAATATAAGTAAAATTCCTCAATCAGTTTCGGTTGTTGGCCGCGACCAAATGGATGCAACTGGCGCACAAAAACTTGACGAGGCGCTACGCTATACAGCGGGGGTTTTTGCTCAACCTTTTGGTGTCGATAATGATACCAATTGGATATATATCCGTGGTTTTGATGCAACCCAAACTGGAACCTATCTTGATGGTTTGCAAAACTTTAGCTACGGTTTTGGTGGCTTTTTAATTGATAGTTATAATATCGAGCGCATTGAGGTATTAAAAGGTCCTGTAGCAGCCCTTTATGGCGGCGCAAATCCTGGTGGCATTGTCAACTACATTAGCAAACGCCCAACATTTGATCGTATCCGAGAAACTGAAATTGGCGTAAACAGCTATGGTAACGCCTATATTGGTTTTGACATGGGTGACAAGGTTACGGATACTTTAAGCTATCGTATTAATGGCAAAATTCAAGGTGGCAATAATTACACCGACCATGCGGAAGAATTTCGCGGTGTTATTTCCCCAAGCATTGAATTTAAACCCGATGAAGCAACGCGGCTTACAATTTTAGGCAATTACACCCATTTAGATTTAACCCATGATGGTGGCGGCTTTTTACCTTATTATGGCACGGTTGTACCAACACAATTTGGCAAAATTCCACGAACTATCAACTATACCGAGCCCTCTGTCGATTCTTATGACCGTGAGCAGGCTAGTATCGGTTATGAATTTGAACACCGCTTTGACAATGATTGGACTGTCCGACAAAATGTACGTTATGGCTATGCCCATGTTAAAGAACATAGCCTTTACGCATATGGCTATGAGGGTTTTTTATCACAGCCTAGTTTAAATAATCCCAATGTTGCACGTATCAATTTTAAACATGACACGGAAGTAAACACTTTTGTTGCCGACAATATGCTTGAAGGTAGTGTAAATACCGGAGCAATTACCCATAATTTATTATTTGGAGCTGAATATCGGTATTTTTTAATCAACCAAATGCAACAAACCGGTAGCGCAACTGTTATTGACGGCTATAATCCTGTTTATGGCGCAGCACAGGGCCCAATGTGGGATCCTTATATTGATCAAAAATTAACTCGCAACCAGTTTGGTATTTATGCCCAAGACCGCATGGAATTTGGCGAAGGTTGGATTTTAACTTTAAATGGCCGTTATGACCATGTTTGGACCAAAGCCAAAGGCTTACCTGAATATGAGTATAATACGGGACGCTGGTCTGGTCGTGCTGGTCTTGGTTATGAATTTGACAACGGGCTAACCCCCTATGCTAGCGTTGCCACATTTTTTAATCCAATCATTGATACGCTTTTTGACAATAGCTACGCCAAGCCAGAAACCGGTACCCAATATGAAATCGGCATGAAGTACCGTCCACAAATATTTGATGGCTTAATCACTGCATCATTGTTTGATTTAACCAAGGAAAATTCCTTAACTGGTTCAAGTTTTGCACGCACCCAGCTTGGCAAAGTCAATTCACGCGGCTTTGAATTAGAAGTGCAAGCCAATATTACGCAATCATGGAAACTCATTGGCAATTTCACCACCTCCAAGATCAAAATCAAGGACGATGAAACAACACCGAGCCTGATTGGCAACCGTCCTTACCTTATTCCAGAACAACAGGCAGCCTTATTTACAGAATATCGCATTAGCAGTGGCAAGCTTGAAGGTTTAACCCTAGGCGGCGGTGTGCGCTATGTTGGCTCAACTTTTGCCGATGAAGAAAACACCCTTAAAGTACCAGCAGTTACTCTTGCCGACTTAAAACTTGGTTATGAAAAAGATAATTGGGGCGTCGATATTAACGTCACCAACTTGTTCAACAAGGGCTATGTATCAGGTTGCCAAGGCATTTTTGTTTGTAGCTATGGCGAGGGTCGCAAAACCCTTTTACGTATGCATACGAAATGGTAA
- a CDS encoding helix-turn-helix transcriptional regulator — protein sequence MSFHPQMECQIGGIKLIDKLKYRILEGAIIDVWTVECGPNMQGHYLSRAPRLFFVLENSAEISFFNNHDNKPNQPLNALDLCYIPANCPVSSHLTKSGFLKHLDIHFDIDLLQQHFEGCIDTQRINQPNLFFQNPRIAQIANLLAQECNNQTPLHNLFSEGLLYALVAELFQITHSPLKRSGTLSQRQLKQVTQFIENNYDRIIRIEELANICGLSKSYFCTAFKMTTGISPLSFQMQRRIKKAKLLLEREQRPLSDIATTIGFSDQAHFTRVFKKINGTTPKEWVKIFN from the coding sequence TTGAGCTTTCATCCCCAAATGGAATGCCAAATTGGCGGCATTAAGTTAATTGATAAACTAAAATATCGCATTTTAGAAGGCGCAATTATTGATGTATGGACGGTTGAATGCGGCCCTAACATGCAAGGACATTATCTTTCACGAGCACCGCGTTTATTTTTTGTTTTGGAAAACAGTGCAGAGATTAGTTTTTTTAATAATCATGACAACAAACCAAACCAGCCATTAAATGCCTTGGACCTATGTTACATTCCTGCTAATTGTCCAGTATCAAGTCATCTTACAAAATCAGGTTTTCTAAAGCATCTTGATATTCATTTCGATATTGATCTTTTACAACAACATTTTGAAGGTTGCATCGACACTCAACGCATCAATCAACCTAATTTGTTCTTTCAAAACCCACGCATTGCACAAATTGCAAATCTATTAGCGCAAGAATGCAACAACCAAACACCATTGCATAATTTATTTAGTGAAGGTTTACTCTATGCACTCGTTGCTGAACTTTTTCAAATAACCCACAGCCCATTAAAGCGCTCTGGCACTCTTAGCCAACGCCAATTAAAACAAGTAACCCAATTTATTGAAAATAATTACGATCGTATCATAAGAATTGAAGAACTTGCCAACATTTGCGGTCTTTCTAAATCCTATTTTTGTACAGCCTTTAAAATGACTACAGGTATTTCGCCATTAAGTTTTCAAATGCAGCGCCGCATAAAAAAAGCTAAACTATTATTAGAGCGCGAACAACGTCCCTTATCTGATATAGCAACAACAATCGGCTTTTCTGACCAAGCTCATTTTACACGCGTGTTTAAAAAAATAAATGGCACAACACCAAAGGAATGGGTCAAAATATTTAACTGA
- a CDS encoding ATP12 family chaperone protein gives MRNVFTDIEPWDDEKDPMVSAQEKMKHKLPKRFYEKAESLTSENGVEIRLDGRSVKTPARKILELPNQALADLIAQEFNAQVDVIDPAKMPITRLANTVIDGIAEDSEPVVEDLLRFGLSDLLFYRASAPVELVERQQKLWDPILDWAETRLTTRFTLGEGVMFIPQSDNSSWAIRSYLQNYLDKPFELAALHMLTTLSGSALIAFAINDGHLTVENGWRIAHLDEDWTNEQWGEDEEAMMRRSNREAEFYAASAVLAALK, from the coding sequence ATGCGTAATGTTTTTACCGACATAGAGCCTTGGGATGATGAAAAAGACCCAATGGTGTCAGCTCAGGAAAAAATGAAACATAAATTGCCCAAACGTTTTTATGAAAAGGCTGAAAGCTTAACGAGCGAAAATGGTGTTGAAATACGTCTTGATGGTCGTTCGGTCAAAACGCCCGCCCGTAAAATTTTAGAGCTTCCAAATCAAGCATTGGCAGATTTAATCGCGCAAGAATTTAATGCGCAGGTTGACGTGATTGATCCAGCCAAAATGCCAATCACTCGTCTTGCTAATACGGTTATCGATGGCATAGCCGAAGATAGTGAGCCGGTCGTTGAAGATCTATTACGCTTTGGTCTTTCTGATTTACTTTTTTACCGTGCATCCGCACCTGTGGAATTGGTGGAGCGGCAACAAAAATTATGGGATCCTATACTTGATTGGGCTGAAACACGCTTAACCACCCGCTTTACCTTAGGTGAGGGGGTAATGTTTATTCCCCAGTCTGATAATTCAAGTTGGGCAATTCGCAGCTATTTACAAAACTATTTAGATAAGCCTTTCGAATTGGCCGCCCTTCATATGTTAACAACTTTGTCTGGTTCAGCATTGATTGCTTTTGCGATAAATGATGGTCATTTAACTGTCGAAAATGGTTGGAGGATTGCTCATCTCGATGAAGATTGGACGAATGAGCAATGGGGTGAGGATGAAGAAGCGATGATGCGGCGCTCTAACCGAGAAGCCGAATTTTATGCGGCATCTGCAGTGCTTGCGGCATTAAAATAA
- the fhuB gene encoding Fe(3+)-hydroxamate ABC transporter permease FhuB, protein MVKNRKIIIFWSALCIFAAIITLMHFLNAWNSSTDNTDMQKLQHIIALNMILPRSAMALICGAGLALSGLLLQQILRNPLAEPTTLGIASGAQLAMTIGILYIPAAWLSREWLALIGAFSAILLVLLLNHKRRLEPASVILSGMIISLTATAASTALILANGDYVFSLFVWGGGSLEQLSWTPFLWLSVKIIIGAIFASLLLRPLTLFNVDDANMRSLGVSFLAIRLLVIMMSVSIAAFIIAEVGILGFVGLVGPALARLSGARSLKQMMIASPIIGAILLWATDSVTYLIQTLTHTDIPVGAATALLGGPLLLWMLPKLRMFEWPNSQTGDIVRRAHHPIIFIAILVIILMLVSLIALTLGRGPQGIFVATGTLFYDFIDLRLERLLFTMISGACLALAGALLQRLTANPLASPEILGTGLGAGVGLALILLTIASPSLAQQWGGAAIGAFISILFIMLLAMRGQFGSEKLLLAGVGFGAMASSVLTALIATGTPQGYALLGWLSGTTTQATSWGIAFAAFILVVALIIIFALSRWITILPLGDVAMRSLGLPNGLVRAIIVLTATSLTAIGSLMIGPLSFVGLIAPHIARYYGINGTRSFMIASALLGAVIMAITDWLSRIIAFPYNLPPGLFASLIGGFCLILILSKRSKNAKV, encoded by the coding sequence ATGGTGAAAAATAGAAAAATCATAATATTTTGGTCGGCATTATGTATTTTTGCAGCAATCATTACCTTGATGCACTTTTTAAATGCCTGGAATAGCTCAACCGACAATACGGATATGCAAAAATTACAGCATATCATTGCGCTTAATATGATTTTGCCCCGCAGCGCTATGGCTTTAATTTGCGGTGCTGGCCTTGCATTATCAGGGCTGCTTTTGCAACAAATATTGCGCAATCCCCTTGCTGAGCCAACTACTCTTGGCATCGCATCAGGTGCGCAGCTTGCTATGACTATCGGTATTTTATATATTCCTGCCGCTTGGTTAAGCCGCGAATGGCTAGCACTTATTGGTGCATTTAGTGCTATTTTATTGGTCTTACTGCTGAACCATAAAAGACGGCTTGAGCCTGCATCGGTTATTTTAAGTGGTATGATTATTTCATTAACCGCGACAGCTGCTTCAACTGCGCTTATTCTTGCCAATGGTGATTATGTTTTTTCCCTATTTGTTTGGGGGGGCGGCTCACTGGAGCAATTAAGTTGGACACCGTTTCTTTGGCTATCGGTAAAGATTATAATCGGCGCTATTTTTGCTAGTTTGCTATTACGCCCTTTGACATTATTTAATGTTGATGATGCTAATATGCGAAGCCTTGGCGTTTCCTTTTTAGCTATTCGATTGCTTGTGATTATGATGAGCGTGTCGATAGCCGCCTTTATTATCGCAGAAGTTGGCATATTAGGCTTTGTCGGCTTGGTAGGACCTGCTTTAGCACGGCTTTCGGGAGCAAGATCACTCAAACAAATGATGATTGCATCTCCAATCATTGGCGCAATTCTTTTATGGGCAACCGACAGCGTAACATATTTAATTCAAACCCTTACTCATACCGATATTCCTGTTGGCGCAGCCACGGCGTTACTCGGCGGCCCACTTTTATTATGGATGCTGCCAAAATTAAGAATGTTTGAGTGGCCAAACAGCCAAACTGGCGACATTGTTAGGCGTGCTCATCATCCTATTATTTTTATCGCCATACTCGTAATAATTTTGATGCTGGTCAGCCTCATTGCTTTGACTTTGGGGCGCGGACCACAAGGCATATTTGTGGCAACCGGCACGCTTTTTTATGATTTTATTGATTTACGCTTGGAGCGGCTGCTTTTTACAATGATTTCGGGCGCCTGTCTTGCGCTAGCTGGTGCATTATTGCAGCGCCTCACGGCCAATCCACTTGCCAGCCCTGAAATACTAGGAACCGGTCTTGGCGCAGGCGTCGGGCTTGCCCTTATTTTATTAACTATTGCAAGCCCAAGCCTTGCCCAACAATGGGGGGGCGCTGCCATTGGCGCATTTATTTCAATCCTATTTATTATGCTGTTGGCAATGCGTGGACAATTCGGCTCTGAAAAATTACTTTTAGCAGGCGTTGGTTTTGGCGCTATGGCAAGCTCTGTCTTGACCGCATTAATTGCGACAGGCACACCGCAAGGTTATGCTTTGTTAGGTTGGTTAAGTGGTACGACGACGCAAGCAACTAGCTGGGGAATTGCCTTCGCCGCCTTTATACTTGTTGTAGCTCTTATCATTATATTTGCTCTATCTCGCTGGATAACCATTTTGCCGCTAGGTGATGTTGCAATGCGTAGCTTAGGCCTTCCAAATGGTTTGGTACGCGCGATAATTGTCCTTACCGCCACAAGCTTAACAGCGATAGGCTCTTTAATGATTGGGCCATTAAGCTTTGTTGGCCTGATTGCCCCCCATATTGCTCGTTATTATGGTATTAATGGAACACGCAGTTTTATGATTGCTTCAGCTTTATTAGGTGCAGTGATTATGGCAATAACCGATTGGCTATCACGCATAATAGCGTTTCCTTATAATTTACCGCCCGGGCTTTTTGCTTCGCTGATTGGTGGATTTTGTCTTATCTTAATTTTATCGAAACGCTCTAAAAATGCCAAAGTGTAA